The genomic DNA GAGAGCTCTAGGAACTGTGTTGCTACTAAAAAGGGATTAAATGAGGCCTGTGTGCCACCTGTGTTGATCAGAAATGTGCAGGGCAgcgtctctctgctgctgcgaCATGAGGAGTCGCTCAATGTCACCACCTGGTGGACAAACAGGTTCACACCATGAAAGTAAACTAGGACACAGAGGGGTGtaataaaaaaagtacaaattttattttttttttcatctttacaaAGGCCTGTTTACCCAAgattttataaacaaaatataacagCTTCTCATCGACCTGGACTgatggggaaaaagaaaaaaaaaaaaaaatcaaagatataaaaaaatgcTTGTCAccaaaaatggaaaacaggaagagaaaaacagatgtaaaagacagaaaagcagaacaCAATAAACAGCTGTTGAGTCGCATCACAGCTAAgagtttacaaaaaaataaatggcaaaAAAATATCTTCCTCATCATTGATTCAGGCAGTACAGAACAGCAAGTGCTTCATATCAAATACCTCAAATTCCACCAAAAGACAGCAGTGCTGCAACACAATGTACAGAAACATTTGGGGAAAGTGTTCAGCAGACCAATAACAAACCTCAGCCTTCATTCAGACTGGGGTTTCTCATCTGTCGGCAAACAACACCAAACCCTCAAACAAAGTTTCACGAACAAAATATGAGAATTTCCCCCATGTTTGGCATGAGAAATACTAGACTAACCAGATATAAAACCGATGTCAGTGAGTGAATAGTGTCCACACATCTCACACAAGACAGCTTCCCACTAAATGCATCAGTcatgtgttaaaaaaagaaacaaacaaagatagcaaacctgcaaaaaaaacaaacaaaacaaaatgtcaaaacaaaagcctGCTTTAGACAAGAGAAAACAGCAATTAGTAACATGCATTCAATTGGCAACAGAACATACAAGAGATCAAAAGACAGATACAAATCCAAATAAAAGGAATGTTTACAGCATCAAGTCAGCGTATCAAATCGAGTATGACAGGAGGAGGGCTCGAAGCAGGGATTTCCAGTCAAATTCCCGAGAGAAATATAAGCAACGAAACATGAGGTGGACAGGCTCTGTGCATTttagagagaaggaaggagagagagagagagagagagagagagaggacggggATTTGGGGAGATCTGCAATCCAGTCCAGTGCTTTTCATTGGAGTTTTGCACCTTTTGTGGCATTTGATGCACTGAAAGCATGCGTGATCTACCAGCTCATTCTTAGTTTTCCTTCAAAAACTGCTGATGCTAGAGTTTCTTTTCCAAAACGTCTGTGtttcaaaaggtttttttttttttctttttctttttttctatttagatGATCAAATATCATAAAAGGAGACGACGCAGAATGTGCTGCCATTCGTGATCGGACACGACCCGCCCCTGCTCCCCTACTCTCCGATATGTAGAAATGACACGTGTCATTTCGCAGAGAAGTCGCACATCGGAAACGTGAAGTTAACATGGAGGGTccgggggggtggggtgggggtggggctCAGCTCGCTGCTGGTCAGCGGAGCACCAGGTTGACAAAGAGCACCTTGCAAGTAGAGACTACATTCTTTCATACGAGCATGTCAAGTTTCATACATATACTGTAGGTGTAATGTACACACCTATCAACGGTGCATAGATAACTTCACCTCATGTATAAGTGACACCGACAAATGTACTGAAGATGGAATTGCATAAATACCAAAACACTCTAGTGCATAGTCACTGAAATCAACAAACCAAGACCAGAAGATAGACTGGAAGTCAATGGAGGAAAACCGGAAGCCTTCATGCAAATTGAGCACGTGAATCACTTTCAGATCTTCACAGCAGCCGAACAGCAGTGTCATTAATTCATATGGAAGGTTTGATTCAGTCAAATTGTCTGAGAATGATTGATGTCGACGGCAGCCACTAAAATGCTGGTTTGTGTTCCAGCAGTGAACCAGTAtttggttctttttttcttacataaATGTTGGGACCTCCTTCGATTGGCTCTAATCACACGTTTGCAAAAATTCATCTCAAGGCTTCCGGTTCCCTGTGAAAACCTGACAAACCTCCAATTTTAAGTTGTTAATCTCAATATAACAAAATGTTCCCCTTCGACATTCAGTAACcctgacagaaaaagaaaaaattgtaatcaaaaacatgaaaaacattcaaaccaaAAGACGATCAATGCAAATTGTTCAACAGCTTATTTTTTAAGGGCTTATTTAGATAtcaaaaacaaccttttttttttttttctcttcaagtAAATCAGACAGAATTTCTTTATCTATCCTTGAATTAGCTTTGCGATTAAGTTTGAATTTTCTCCTAACtttttaaatttagaaatgCCTTCTGTTGTAGTATAAGTTGGGTTTCGTGGGCGCTGGCACCAGCCTGTCACCTAGCCAACCAGGAAATACAGAGAGAAATTAAGACtgtgggagaaagaaaaaaaaaaaaagcaactccACATCCCTTTCCAGAATCAAGAGCTGCTTGCTTATCGTGTCGTTACATTCAACTCTCTGTTGTACTGACTCCGTCAATTTGTAGCACAAATAATACTGTCAGTGTGCTGGTGGGGACAGGTAACTGTGATACTGCGACTGTATGTggcacacataaacagacacgAGGGACGGACCGATGCTGATAGCTTTTTACATGAGGAGGCCCTCAAGTTTTCAGGCAGCAACAGACCGGCTCTGGCATCGGAAAACAGCTTCTAGAAATCCCACGGGGGCCTCCTCTGCACGCTGACCGTCCTGTGTTTTCAATCTTCAGAGGTTTTACAGTACGAGACTGACACAGAGCTTAAACCACTGGATTTAAGAGTTTGGATAATGCcaaagaaagatttttttttttttttttttaaaagtagtCAAGCTCCTGGAGGGAATCTTAAAGTGAGTAGGTATTTTAagtgtttgagagtgtgtgtgtgtgtgtgtgagagagagagagttggggGGCGGATCAGTTCATTGAGCagtcctctccctctgtgtcgGTGTCCGTGTCTGAGCAGGCGGTGTCCATGGCGACGTGGGCGGGGCTGACGATGACCGCTCGCCTCTGCTCGTCCTCGGCGCTTGCGCTCCTCTTCTGGGTGCGTTCAATGTGCTGGATGGCCTGGAAGCAGAGGATGGAGAACACTGACGGCTGCAGGAAAGATTCAGTCCACTGAGAGACAACTCTTAGGTGTTTTCGTGGTGAAATGATGAGGTACGATTACGGTCAGCAGGGACTCtctttgaaaaaaggaaaacaagctcCTACCTGCACAATAGTGTCCAGGTTTTGTCTGGACGTGGACACGGTGCTGGTGTGGGCAGACGGGCTCATGGTCACCACGGTCACGTGGTGGGGGTGCTGGGTTAGTGTTGGGGCCGGGACGATGACCGtggggtggtgggtgggggcAGGGGGAGTGGAAGGAGCCAGCACCTGGAGGACAGAAGACATGTAGAGACGATTCAAATGTGGGATCCGAGGCTGCATGTACACCTGACTGTGGTGACGTAAAAAGGCCAGAATATCTCACTTCAGAGGCCAGCAGAGCAAACTGTAGTGTCTTAAAGTTTGGAAATGCCAAAACAGACACCGCTTTTaagcgcgcgcgcgcgtgtgtgtgtgtgtgtgtgtttctgacctgcggactgtgtgtttgtctctcagcGCCGTGGATCTGCTGCAGCCGTAACAGCGTCTGACTCTGGAGGAGCGcctgctcttcctccacctgctggGTGATCACCTTCAGACGCTCTGGGTGCAGCTGGGTGTCCAGTGATCGCACCTGCACACAAGCAGGTATGTGTTTATTACATCAAGAACCATTTGAGCACAAAGTTATGGGCAACTGAGAACATATCCAAGGCCTCGTGAATATTATACAAATAAAGGAattcaaatgaaacagaaattatAGAAAAGAAAGCCAATTTCTACAATttacattaaacaaaataaacatactGGTATAATTTCAGTggcataattttttttatttatctattcataaataacattaatgaagGGAAATAAAAGTACTACAGTCAAAGCCTAATTTATTTCCAATTTCATCCCGGGGGACATTTTATGTTCCATTTGTTTTTCCTATTCTGACAAAATCAGGCTTTAGAcaagacacaaaatgactacCCAGCTCAATTATGACTCTTTGGAAATATCTCAGGCCTCCACTGTTTACCCTCCTCTTTCACTACCTGCTCaagtttctgtttgtctttgccGGTGGTTCAATCCCTTTTGTCTTAACCAGCTATTCAGGTAGATCCAGGATGTGAGCTTATCAGGATTTGGCTGGTGTGCTGGTCAGTCTGCCAGCGGCACCAGCTACCACCCCTGTTAAGGTCACTCACTGATAAGCAGCGTGTCAGAACCCACACGACAGAGTACAAAAAAGTTGAAATGGCTGGTAAATGTATTCCTCTACTTCTCACTGCTGGCAATATTGGAGAAGTTTTCAAACAATCACaaattaatgggaaaataattGTGGAAAGCAGTTGAGTGATTAATCATAATGATGGTAGGACACACTGGGAACATCTGGCGACTAACAGTCAACTGTCACAAGCACACAAGAGAAGTTGAATGTCTGAAAATCAAAAAGTGACTTATTGTTAAATCTAATTACTTCTGCACTGCTGACATAAACGCTATGAAAAGGGAAACACGAGTCACAATGACCCCCAACTTTAGTCTCACCTGCTCCTCCATCTGCATACGAGCCGAGCGCTCCTTGTCCAGTTGCTGTCGCAGCTCCAACAtctccctcctcagctcctccactttctcctcctccagcgtGTCCGGAGAGCCGATCCCTTCGTCCTTCTCCTCTGCTCGCCTCCTCTTAGGTGACGAGCCGCTGAACTCCTGGAGGGACACGGAGGCCACGTGCGGTTGACGgttaaatggataaaaaaagatttctgtGTTCAGTTCAAACTTAGTGAGTGGATGACGATGCTCCGAGAGGCCAACCAGCATAGTGTCAGTTCCTACAGAATTTGATGAGTTTAAAAAACGGCACACGTTACGTAAAATTAAGCAAACGCGGATGTGACAAGTAAATAAAACGCCGACACCACAGCGAACAAATGAGACTGGTTAACAGATATTTCTCACTTGGCTGCATACAGTGCGAGAAAGCTCTGGACTGTCTTTCCCAACACTTGCAAGGTGCCCAAACGTGGAATTAAACTTTGGCTTTAATGATGCCTGCATATGTTGTAATAACCACCAAGATATTTAATAGACATCCCTAACTGATATTTATGGGCTTCCCATCATCCTCATGAGGTCAACCTAAACGAGAAGCCTCACCGCAGCATCTAACACACATGTATCCACTGACTGAGATGCAACATCACACCGCCCACCTCCGCCACATTTAAACCTCACCCGACATAATATGTCACACTCTGACGTGGCCCAGAGGAGCACGGTCTGCAGAAGGGCGACTTTTTTTCCTGAGGCACAGTTGAGCCAGGCAGGAAAATGTCTTCCTCTGAAAGACTGTACATCTCTCAGGATTTTAATATGCTTGCTTGTGACGGAGCCGAACACGCACGTCGTAGCTGGGAACTAATCAAAGTGAAAGAATATATTTACCACGCAACAACTATTGGACTACAGGCGGCATGAAGTGTGATCaagtttcaaacattttcagactATTTTCAGACTAAACTTAAAGAGGGGAATCCCAATGGTGGCCTGAGAGCTAGGACACCA from Pempheris klunzingeri isolate RE-2024b chromosome 3, fPemKlu1.hap1, whole genome shotgun sequence includes the following:
- the LOC139199227 gene encoding transcription factor AP-4-like, producing the protein MEYFMMPTEKIPSLQQFKKTEKDVIGGLCSLANIPLSPETAQDQERRIRREIANSNERRRMQSINAGFQSLKTLLPHTDGEKLSKAAILQQTADYIFALEQEKTQLLAQNNQLKRFIQEFSGSSPKRRRAEEKDEGIGSPDTLEEEKVEELRREMLELRQQLDKERSARMQMEEQVRSLDTQLHPERLKVITQQVEEEQALLQSQTLLRLQQIHGAERQTHSPQVLAPSTPPAPTHHPTVIVPAPTLTQHPHHVTVVTMSPSAHTSTVSTSRQNLDTIVQAIQHIERTQKRSASAEDEQRRAVIVSPAHVAMDTACSDTDTDTEGEDCSMN